The following proteins are encoded in a genomic region of Iodidimonas sp. SYSU 1G8:
- a CDS encoding Crp/Fnr family transcriptional regulator: MAIKSAALVAKLDHLYPLPQTELETLLGAFSATIDFGEDRDIVTEGDRPTQCSLLLEGFVHRYKILADGRRQILSFHLPGDIFDTQSFLLDVMDHSVAALTPARIAIITHATMREITESHPRIARALWKETLADAAIFRQWLTSAGRRTAYQRISHLICEVYVRQLAINMAGGLSMQWPITQVEIADALGLSHVHINRTLQEMRRDGLIRLHGASLDILDWSALRDAGEFDPTYLQLGQLAVP, from the coding sequence ATGGCCATTAAGTCGGCCGCACTCGTTGCGAAGCTCGACCATCTCTATCCATTACCACAGACGGAGCTCGAGACTCTCCTCGGCGCCTTCAGCGCGACCATCGATTTCGGGGAAGACCGGGATATCGTCACCGAGGGGGACAGGCCAACCCAATGCAGCCTGCTGCTTGAAGGCTTCGTGCACCGGTACAAGATCCTCGCCGATGGCAGGCGGCAGATTCTGTCCTTCCATCTTCCGGGCGATATTTTCGATACGCAAAGCTTCCTGCTCGATGTCATGGACCACAGCGTGGCGGCGCTGACCCCGGCGCGGATCGCGATCATCACCCACGCGACCATGCGCGAGATTACCGAGAGCCATCCCCGTATCGCCCGCGCGCTCTGGAAGGAAACCCTGGCGGATGCCGCGATCTTCCGGCAATGGCTGACCAGTGCGGGACGGCGGACCGCCTATCAGCGGATTTCGCACCTCATCTGCGAAGTCTATGTGCGCCAGCTCGCCATCAACATGGCCGGTGGCCTCTCCATGCAGTGGCCGATCACCCAGGTCGAGATCGCGGATGCGCTGGGTCTGTCCCATGTGCACATCAACCGTACGCTGCAGGAGATGCGCCGGGATGGGCTGATCCGTCTGCACGGCGCGAGCCTGGACATCCTGGACTGGAGCGCGCTGCGGGATGCGGGCGAATTCGATCCGACTTATCTGCAACTCGGACAGCTCGCCGTGCCGTGA
- a CDS encoding isobutyryl-CoA dehydrogenase translates to MDFQLNEDQRLFQDTARAFAKDVMEPKAAHWDEESIFPIDELRQAAELGFAGIYVRDDVGGVGLGRLESTIIFEELSSACPSTAAFISIHNMASWMIDNWGGEEQRQKWLPRLTTMELIASYCLTEPGAGSDASSLRTRAVRDGDHYVLNGSKAFISGGGHSDIYVVMVRTGEDGPKGISCVVVEKGTPGLSFGAQEKKMGWKSQPTSAVIFDNCRIPVSNLLGKEGEGFKIAMMGLDGGRLNIAACSLGGARACLERAIAYTKERKQFGQAIADFQATQFKLADMATDLEAARLMVHSAAVAVNEKLPGATTKAAMAKRFATDVCFDIVNHALQLHGGYGYIKEYPIERFLRDLRVHQILEGTNEIMRVIISRQILKDA, encoded by the coding sequence ATGGACTTTCAGCTCAACGAAGATCAGCGCCTGTTCCAGGATACGGCGCGCGCGTTCGCCAAGGACGTCATGGAGCCGAAAGCCGCCCACTGGGACGAAGAGTCCATTTTCCCCATCGACGAATTGCGCCAGGCGGCCGAACTGGGTTTCGCCGGGATTTATGTGCGCGACGATGTCGGCGGCGTCGGTCTGGGCCGACTGGAATCCACCATCATTTTCGAGGAATTGTCCTCGGCATGCCCGTCTACCGCGGCGTTCATCTCGATCCACAACATGGCCTCGTGGATGATCGACAATTGGGGCGGCGAGGAACAGCGCCAGAAATGGCTGCCCCGCCTGACCACCATGGAATTGATCGCATCCTATTGCCTGACCGAGCCGGGTGCTGGCTCGGACGCGTCCAGCCTGCGCACGCGCGCGGTGCGCGATGGCGATCACTACGTGCTGAACGGATCGAAGGCGTTCATTTCCGGCGGCGGTCATTCGGACATCTACGTGGTGATGGTACGGACGGGCGAAGACGGACCGAAAGGCATCTCCTGCGTCGTCGTCGAAAAGGGGACGCCCGGCCTGTCGTTCGGCGCCCAGGAAAAGAAGATGGGCTGGAAGTCGCAGCCGACCTCGGCGGTCATCTTCGACAATTGCCGCATTCCTGTCTCCAATCTGCTCGGCAAGGAAGGCGAGGGTTTCAAGATCGCCATGATGGGCCTTGATGGCGGCCGCCTGAACATCGCCGCCTGCTCGCTGGGCGGCGCGCGTGCGTGCCTGGAGCGCGCCATCGCCTACACCAAGGAGCGCAAGCAGTTCGGTCAGGCCATCGCCGATTTCCAGGCGACCCAGTTCAAGCTGGCCGACATGGCGACCGACCTCGAAGCTGCTCGCCTGATGGTGCATTCCGCCGCGGTCGCGGTGAACGAGAAGCTGCCGGGCGCGACCACCAAGGCCGCCATGGCCAAGCGCTTCGCGACCGACGTATGCTTTGACATCGTCAATCACGCCCTGCAGCTGCATGGCGGGTACGGCTACATCAAGGAATACCCGATCGAGCGTTTCCTGCGCGATCTGCGCGTTCACCAGATCCTCGAGGGCACCAACGAGATCATGCGGGTGATCATTTCGCGCCAGATTCTCAAGGATGCCTGA
- a CDS encoding enoyl-CoA hydratase/isomerase family protein, giving the protein MTDEAEVLFEKRGGLGVITLNRPKALNALNQPMVLAIHPKMIEWASDDEVQAVLIVGAGEKAFCAGGDILWLRNNGLENRPKALSFYWDEYRLNQYIKHYPKPYIAFIDGITMGGGCGLSVHGDFRVATERTMYAMPETGIGLFPDVGGSYFMPRCPGETGMYSALTGDRLKSADSLHLGIATSYTPAARLPDLQRVLEEADLKDKDTIAGILQSFHEDPGTSDIKLLEGQIDVVFREDSVEAILETLKLNGSNWALKTLDTLGKKSPTSLKLTFQQMRRGAQLNFDDCMRMEYRMVTRTMDGHDFYEGVRAVIVDKDNAPKWVPDSLSAVSDAEIDAYFETLGNSDLHFEGAPGDRAN; this is encoded by the coding sequence ATGACCGACGAAGCTGAAGTCCTTTTCGAAAAGCGGGGAGGGCTCGGAGTCATCACCCTCAATCGTCCCAAGGCGCTCAACGCGCTCAACCAGCCCATGGTGCTGGCGATCCACCCGAAGATGATCGAGTGGGCCAGCGACGACGAGGTGCAGGCGGTGCTGATCGTCGGCGCGGGCGAGAAGGCGTTCTGCGCCGGCGGCGACATCCTGTGGCTGCGCAACAACGGGCTGGAGAACCGGCCGAAGGCGCTCAGCTTCTACTGGGACGAGTATCGGCTGAACCAGTACATCAAACACTATCCCAAGCCCTACATCGCCTTCATCGACGGCATTACCATGGGCGGCGGCTGCGGCCTGTCGGTGCATGGCGACTTCCGCGTCGCCACCGAGCGCACCATGTACGCCATGCCCGAAACCGGCATCGGCCTGTTCCCCGACGTGGGCGGCAGCTATTTCATGCCGCGGTGCCCGGGCGAGACCGGCATGTATTCGGCGCTGACCGGCGACCGGCTCAAATCCGCCGACAGCCTGCATCTTGGCATCGCCACCAGCTACACGCCGGCGGCGCGTCTTCCTGACCTTCAGAGGGTGCTGGAAGAGGCGGATCTGAAGGACAAGGACACCATCGCCGGAATCCTCCAGAGCTTCCATGAAGACCCGGGCACCTCGGACATCAAGCTGCTCGAAGGGCAGATCGACGTGGTGTTCCGCGAGGACTCCGTCGAGGCCATCCTGGAGACGCTGAAGCTCAACGGCTCCAACTGGGCGCTGAAGACACTCGATACGCTGGGCAAGAAGTCGCCGACCAGCCTCAAGCTGACATTCCAGCAAATGCGCCGGGGCGCCCAGCTGAATTTCGATGACTGCATGCGGATGGAATACCGTATGGTCACCCGCACCATGGACGGGCACGACTTCTATGAGGGCGTGCGTGCCGTGATCGTCGACAAGGACAATGCGCCGAAATGGGTGCCGGACTCGCTGTCCGCCGTTTCCGACGCGGAAATCGACGCCTATTTCGAGACGCTCGGGAACAGCGACCTCCATTTCGAAGGCGCGCCCGGCGACCGCGCGAACTAG
- the mmsB gene encoding 3-hydroxyisobutyrate dehydrogenase — MAKIGFIGLGNMGGHMANNLLKAGHSLKAFDLSKEALDRAVANGAVAVGTAQEAGTDVDVIVSMLPAGKHVRSVYADAGGVIDVAAPGTLIIDSSTIDVQSARDVIAVAAKKGIEMVDAPVSGGVGGAQAGTLTFMVGGSQEGFNRAKPILDLMGKKIFYAGGPGNGQAAKIANNMLLGIGMIGTSEAFNLAEKLGLDAKTFYDISSVSSGQCWAMTSYCPAPGPLPTSPANNDYKPGFAVDMMLKDLRLAKEAAESVGAETPLGHQSEELYSKLSADGHGGLDFSGIIKMLAGRL, encoded by the coding sequence ATGGCTAAGATTGGATTCATCGGCCTCGGCAACATGGGCGGCCACATGGCCAACAACCTGTTGAAGGCCGGACACAGCCTCAAGGCGTTCGACCTGTCGAAGGAAGCGCTCGACCGTGCGGTGGCCAATGGCGCCGTCGCCGTCGGCACCGCCCAGGAAGCCGGGACCGACGTGGACGTGATCGTCAGCATGCTGCCCGCGGGCAAGCACGTGCGCAGCGTTTACGCGGACGCCGGCGGTGTCATCGACGTGGCGGCGCCCGGCACCCTGATCATCGACAGCTCGACCATCGACGTCCAGTCGGCCCGCGACGTGATCGCCGTGGCCGCAAAAAAGGGCATCGAGATGGTCGACGCGCCAGTCTCCGGCGGCGTTGGCGGCGCCCAGGCCGGCACGCTGACCTTCATGGTGGGCGGCTCGCAGGAAGGCTTCAACCGGGCCAAGCCGATCCTCGACCTGATGGGCAAGAAAATCTTCTACGCCGGCGGTCCCGGCAATGGCCAGGCCGCCAAGATCGCCAACAACATGCTGCTCGGCATCGGCATGATCGGCACCTCCGAAGCCTTCAATCTCGCCGAGAAGCTGGGCCTCGATGCAAAGACTTTCTATGACATCTCGTCGGTGTCGTCGGGTCAGTGCTGGGCCATGACCTCCTATTGCCCGGCGCCGGGCCCGCTGCCCACGTCGCCGGCCAACAACGACTACAAGCCGGGCTTCGCCGTCGACATGATGCTGAAGGATCTGCGCCTCGCCAAGGAAGCCGCCGAAAGCGTCGGCGCCGAAACACCGCTCGGCCACCAGTCGGAAGAGCTGTATTCCAAGCTCTCGGCCGATGGTCATGGCGGCCTCGACTTCTCCGGCATCATCAAGATGCTGGCCGGCCGCCTGTAA
- the mtnB gene encoding methylthioribulose 1-phosphate dehydratase, which translates to MTLSYDQAIEELLHAGVRLHARGWVAATGGNLSHRLDDGSVAITVSGRHKGELVADDIMRVGMDGAPLDGKKPSAETPLHTGLYRLRPEVNAVLHTHPRASVVLSFVRADAASVTLTGYEFLKVFPGIESHDARVTFAIFPNTQDMAALQRQVNSWYAANPASPPVYLVRGHGLTVGAATVDAARYTTEAVEELLAYELERGRF; encoded by the coding sequence ATGACCTTGTCCTACGATCAGGCGATCGAAGAACTGCTCCATGCGGGCGTCCGTCTTCACGCGCGCGGCTGGGTGGCGGCGACAGGCGGCAACCTGTCGCATCGCCTCGATGATGGCAGTGTCGCCATCACGGTCTCCGGCCGTCACAAGGGCGAACTGGTCGCTGACGACATCATGCGGGTCGGCATGGATGGCGCGCCGCTGGACGGCAAGAAGCCGTCGGCGGAGACGCCGCTGCACACCGGGCTCTATCGATTGAGGCCCGAGGTCAACGCGGTACTGCACACTCATCCCCGCGCCAGCGTGGTCTTGAGCTTCGTGCGGGCCGATGCGGCGTCGGTGACGCTGACCGGATATGAATTTCTCAAGGTATTTCCGGGCATCGAAAGCCATGACGCGCGGGTCACTTTCGCTATTTTTCCGAACACCCAGGACATGGCGGCGCTGCAGCGGCAGGTGAATTCCTGGTACGCGGCCAATCCCGCGTCGCCGCCCGTCTATCTGGTGCGCGGGCACGGCCTGACCGTGGGTGCCGCGACGGTTGACGCCGCGCGTTACACCACGGAAGCTGTCGAGGAATTGCTGGCCTACGAATTGGAACGCGGGAGGTTTTAG
- a CDS encoding cupin domain-containing protein, which yields MGILTVYNDSDPATPLFHSADAAVIAARLGEAGIRFERWQALRDIPSGADDAAVFDVYKADIDRLVAEEGYRSFDIVRMLPDNERRAEMRGKFLDEHTHAEDEVRFFVEGSGMFYLHLGDQVCMVRCEAGDFIGVPAGTPHWFDMGPAPRFTAIRLFMSPDGWAARFTGRPYSERFPRYETAAG from the coding sequence GTGGGCATCCTGACTGTCTACAACGATAGCGATCCGGCGACGCCGCTTTTCCATTCGGCGGACGCGGCCGTGATCGCGGCGAGGCTGGGCGAGGCGGGCATCCGCTTCGAACGCTGGCAGGCCCTGCGCGACATTCCCTCAGGCGCGGATGATGCCGCGGTGTTCGACGTCTACAAGGCGGATATCGACCGCCTTGTCGCCGAGGAGGGCTACCGATCCTTCGACATCGTCCGCATGCTTCCCGACAACGAGCGGCGCGCGGAGATGCGCGGCAAGTTTCTCGACGAACACACCCATGCCGAGGATGAAGTCAGGTTCTTCGTCGAAGGCTCCGGCATGTTCTACCTGCACCTTGGCGACCAAGTCTGCATGGTCCGCTGCGAGGCCGGCGACTTCATCGGTGTCCCGGCCGGCACCCCGCACTGGTTCGACATGGGACCGGCGCCCCGGTTCACCGCGATCCGTCTGTTCATGTCGCCGGATGGCTGGGCGGCCAGGTTCACCGGGCGTCCCTACAGCGAGCGGTTTCCCCGATACGAGACGGCCGCCGGGTGA
- the mtnC gene encoding acireductone synthase, with translation MNGDIRVILTDIEGTTTPVSFVYDVLFPYARARISAYVRDHRKDLTVLLAEVRQAGQGADLTVDECIDLLLRWMDEDRKIAPLKTVQGMIWREGYETGRYAGQMFPDVAPALRSWTQRGCRVCIYSSGSVDAQELLFRHSDAGDLTPFISGYFDTRIGDKKEAVSYSRIAREIGVAPSSVLFLSDHPDELDAAARAGMTALGLCRPGNLFPLEDRAAVNGFDEIDLTVLPSAIR, from the coding sequence GTGAACGGCGACATTCGCGTCATCCTGACCGATATCGAGGGCACCACGACGCCGGTGTCCTTCGTCTACGATGTCCTGTTTCCCTATGCGCGCGCCCGGATCTCGGCCTATGTCCGCGATCACCGGAAGGATCTAACGGTCCTGCTCGCCGAGGTCCGCCAGGCAGGGCAGGGCGCCGATCTCACGGTCGATGAGTGTATCGACTTGCTGCTCCGCTGGATGGACGAGGACCGCAAGATCGCGCCGCTCAAGACCGTTCAAGGCATGATCTGGCGCGAAGGCTACGAGACCGGCCGCTACGCGGGACAGATGTTTCCGGATGTCGCGCCCGCGCTGCGGTCGTGGACGCAGCGCGGCTGCCGCGTCTGCATCTATTCTTCCGGCTCGGTCGACGCGCAGGAGTTGCTGTTCCGGCATTCGGACGCCGGAGATCTGACGCCGTTCATCTCGGGCTACTTCGATACCCGGATCGGCGACAAGAAGGAGGCCGTCTCATATAGCCGCATCGCCCGGGAAATCGGTGTCGCCCCATCGTCGGTGTTGTTTCTGTCGGATCATCCGGACGAACTGGACGCGGCGGCGCGCGCGGGCATGACGGCATTGGGGCTGTGCCGGCCCGGGAATCTCTTTCCGCTGGAGGACCGCGCCGCCGTCAACGGATTTGACGAGATCGATCTTACGGTCCTCCCCAGCGCCATTCGTTAG
- the hemA gene encoding 5-aminolevulinate synthase: MDYEARFRQAIDSLRTEGRYRVFMDIARSRGNFPRARHYGETGERDITVWCSNDYLGMGQHPDVIATMEKALHECGAGAGGTRNISGTNHYHVLLEEELADLHGKEAALLFTSGYISNEATLSTIGRILPGCILFSDELNHASMIEGVRHSGQTKRVFRHNDVAHLESLLKQSDPDAPKVIAFESVYSMDGDISPIHAICDLADRYNAITYLDEVHAVGLYGERGGGVAERDGAMDRLTIIEGTLAKAFGVMGGYIAGSATMVDVVRSYAAGFIFTTSLAPVLAAGAWASIRYLKQANDLRVRHQERAARLKQLFRDAGLPVMESASHIVPLWVGEASLCKQVSDELMEEFGIYVQPINYPTVPRGTERLRFTPSPFHTDEMMDDLVKALNIVWERRKISRAA; encoded by the coding sequence GTGGACTATGAGGCCAGATTCCGTCAGGCCATCGATTCATTGAGAACCGAAGGCCGCTACCGTGTGTTCATGGATATTGCACGCTCGCGTGGCAATTTCCCGCGCGCGCGTCACTATGGAGAGACTGGCGAGCGCGATATCACGGTCTGGTGCTCCAACGATTATCTCGGCATGGGACAGCACCCGGACGTCATCGCGACGATGGAGAAGGCGCTGCATGAGTGCGGCGCCGGCGCCGGCGGCACCCGGAACATCAGCGGCACGAACCATTACCATGTGCTGCTGGAGGAAGAACTGGCCGACCTGCACGGCAAGGAAGCCGCGCTGCTGTTCACCTCGGGCTACATCTCCAACGAGGCGACGCTCAGCACCATCGGCCGCATTCTACCGGGCTGCATCCTGTTCTCCGACGAACTCAATCACGCCTCGATGATCGAGGGCGTGCGCCATTCGGGCCAGACGAAACGCGTGTTCCGCCACAATGACGTCGCGCATCTGGAAAGTCTGCTGAAGCAGTCGGATCCCGACGCGCCCAAGGTCATCGCTTTTGAATCCGTCTATTCCATGGATGGCGACATCTCGCCCATCCATGCGATCTGCGATCTCGCCGACAGGTACAACGCCATCACCTATCTGGACGAGGTTCACGCGGTCGGCCTCTATGGCGAGCGGGGTGGCGGCGTCGCCGAACGTGATGGCGCCATGGACCGTCTGACCATTATCGAAGGCACCCTTGCCAAGGCATTCGGCGTGATGGGTGGCTATATCGCCGGCTCGGCGACCATGGTCGATGTGGTGCGCTCCTATGCGGCCGGTTTCATTTTCACCACGTCGCTCGCGCCCGTGCTCGCGGCGGGTGCCTGGGCCAGCATCCGGTATCTGAAGCAGGCGAACGATTTGCGCGTCCGCCATCAGGAGCGTGCGGCGCGCCTGAAGCAGTTGTTCCGCGACGCCGGGCTGCCGGTCATGGAGTCCGCCAGCCATATCGTCCCGCTCTGGGTCGGCGAGGCATCGCTGTGCAAGCAGGTGTCGGACGAGCTGATGGAAGAGTTCGGCATTTACGTCCAGCCGATCAACTATCCGACGGTGCCGCGCGGCACCGAGCGTCTTCGCTTCACGCCCAGCCCGTTCCACACGGACGAGATGATGGACGATCTGGTCAAGGCGCTGAACATCGTGTGGGAACGACGCAAGATCAGCCGCGCTGCCTGA
- a CDS encoding PAS domain-containing protein, with translation MTRNERTSLEFGSPTRVFDAMGEVIVAVDRDWRVRYVNPAVETISGLRIADVQNQSLWQAFPALLGGEFHRRYVESMDSGRELDFEAYYDRADRWLRVRTFPSADGLTVMLADHTSEHERVTRIAVGEAALRRQTDLLGRVIEGMRDGLVVRDATGHVMFANSITRQFLGQAVAGDGSDFSAEGVVFHDPLTGEVVPADALPSSKALRGQSVDDAEMLLTSPGRPKPLLVQVSAQPLLNETGEVDGCMTWFRDITDIREAELARSETEARLRQAQKMEAVGQLAGGIAHDFNNLLTVIVGSGEMLLEELATAEADVKRLAEQISAAANRGAELTQRLLAFSRRQPLKPTVVNVNALASGMLPLIRRALGEAIAIVELFDAQECTTLADASNLENALLNLAVNARDAMPAGGTLTIETRNILLADGRHDVPAGEYVILSVTDTGSGMSPEVQAKAFEPFFTTKDAGRGSGLGLATIYGFVRQSGGFVDIESKLGVGTTVVIGLPRVFVSGVSEAEVVQPPAKRGHGELILVVEDDEFVRATVVRLLGDMGYRALAASDAREGLSVLIDHEDIALVFTDVVMPGMSGWDLAAAVNEVRPQTPILFATGYTDNVLLQRPGLDSRILVLSKPFKANDLADALETLLHSHPEESRRKTLDVMP, from the coding sequence ATGACCCGCAACGAGCGAACCAGCCTCGAGTTCGGTTCCCCGACGAGGGTCTTCGACGCGATGGGCGAAGTCATCGTCGCGGTCGACCGCGACTGGCGCGTTCGTTACGTCAACCCGGCGGTCGAGACCATTTCGGGCCTTCGTATCGCCGATGTCCAGAACCAGTCGTTGTGGCAAGCCTTTCCCGCTCTCCTTGGCGGAGAGTTTCACCGCCGCTACGTCGAGTCCATGGATAGCGGCCGGGAACTGGATTTCGAAGCATACTATGACCGGGCTGATCGCTGGCTGCGCGTTCGCACATTCCCAAGCGCCGATGGATTGACCGTCATGCTGGCTGATCACACCAGCGAGCATGAGAGAGTGACAAGGATTGCCGTCGGAGAGGCGGCTCTGCGCCGCCAGACGGATCTCTTGGGTCGCGTCATAGAAGGCATGCGGGACGGGCTGGTGGTCCGGGATGCCACCGGCCATGTCATGTTCGCGAACTCCATCACGCGCCAGTTTCTGGGGCAGGCTGTTGCCGGCGACGGCAGCGACTTTTCGGCCGAAGGCGTCGTCTTCCATGATCCCCTGACGGGCGAGGTGGTGCCTGCCGATGCGCTTCCCTCATCGAAGGCCTTGCGCGGGCAGAGCGTGGATGACGCGGAAATGCTCCTGACCTCGCCCGGGCGGCCGAAGCCGCTTCTGGTTCAGGTGAGCGCTCAGCCATTGCTCAATGAAACCGGCGAAGTCGATGGATGCATGACGTGGTTTCGGGACATCACGGACATACGCGAAGCCGAACTTGCGCGCAGCGAGACCGAGGCCCGGCTGCGCCAGGCGCAGAAAATGGAGGCCGTAGGCCAACTGGCTGGCGGAATTGCGCACGATTTCAATAATTTGCTCACGGTGATCGTGGGCAGCGGCGAGATGTTGTTGGAAGAGCTCGCCACAGCGGAGGCGGACGTCAAGCGGCTCGCCGAACAGATATCGGCCGCGGCGAACCGGGGCGCGGAATTGACCCAGCGCCTTCTGGCCTTTTCACGCCGACAGCCTCTCAAGCCAACCGTCGTGAACGTCAATGCATTGGCCTCGGGAATGTTACCCCTGATCCGGCGGGCGTTGGGCGAAGCCATCGCCATCGTCGAGCTTTTCGATGCTCAGGAGTGCACGACGCTGGCCGATGCGAGCAACCTGGAAAATGCGCTGCTGAACCTGGCGGTGAATGCACGAGATGCCATGCCGGCTGGCGGCACGCTCACCATCGAAACGCGCAACATCCTGCTGGCCGATGGCCGTCATGACGTACCGGCCGGCGAGTACGTGATCCTCAGCGTAACCGACACGGGGAGCGGAATGAGCCCCGAAGTCCAGGCCAAGGCATTCGAGCCGTTCTTCACGACCAAGGACGCGGGCAGGGGCAGCGGACTTGGTCTCGCGACAATCTATGGATTTGTGCGACAGTCGGGTGGTTTCGTCGATATTGAAAGTAAGCTTGGCGTAGGCACGACGGTGGTGATCGGCCTGCCCCGGGTATTCGTGAGCGGGGTTTCGGAAGCCGAGGTCGTCCAGCCACCAGCTAAGCGTGGGCACGGAGAACTCATTCTGGTCGTCGAAGACGATGAATTCGTGCGGGCCACCGTCGTTCGTCTTCTGGGCGACATGGGATATCGGGCGCTCGCGGCTTCCGATGCCAGAGAGGGGCTCTCCGTGTTGATCGATCATGAAGACATCGCCTTGGTGTTCACCGATGTGGTGATGCCGGGGATGAGCGGATGGGATCTGGCCGCGGCGGTCAATGAGGTGCGTCCGCAGACACCCATACTGTTTGCCACCGGATATACGGATAACGTGCTTTTGCAGCGCCCTGGCCTCGACAGCCGGATTCTTGTTCTGTCGAAACCGTTCAAGGCCAATGATCTAGCCGATGCTCTGGAAACCTTGTTACATTCGCATCCGGAAGAGTCGCGGCGGAAGACCCTCGACGTAATGCCTTAA
- the kaiC gene encoding circadian clock protein KaiC → MTETGAIPTIPKVLTRIEGFDNMLRGGLPQGRATVVVGATGSGKTMLGLQFLADGVHSDGETGIFVSFEESRADVLACLGALGWPAQAPDAELHIMDADFLPNVVQSGAFDLNGLLAALSALIRESGAKRIVFDAVDVLLDLLDDPAGQRRELHRLFHWVSTEGITAILTAKADGFDLGNPMPRQPLLVYLSHCVVILRYNLQDGICGRSVRLLKYRGTNHSLNEYPMMIGARGIAVYGIRSSDMSYPVSTRRVSSGVERLDTMLGGGYYEGSSILISGSPGTAKTTFGGAFIEAACARGDNALLISFDEAPEQIIRNLASVGIDLASHAAAGRLRIHGYRAAAIETEAFLMKVLAELDEHNIRALVLDPVSALANRTQFRGKNEAAARLLDEAKARGITVVVTSLLDKATHEAETTQAAVSTIADTWMELTFRAAGGERNRAITIIKSRGMSHSNQVREVSLSHEGVTLSDVYFSGGDVLMGTARIERELAEQASESARREEFERRRVELELTEQRLSMQRMELEAEIAARRSELKSLQDSEDRRLGRKQKSLDAVLNNRRADDGVRDGD, encoded by the coding sequence GTGACCGAGACCGGCGCTATCCCGACAATTCCCAAGGTCCTGACGCGGATCGAAGGCTTCGACAACATGCTGCGAGGGGGGCTCCCGCAGGGCCGCGCGACAGTGGTTGTGGGCGCGACGGGCAGCGGCAAGACCATGCTGGGATTGCAGTTTCTGGCCGATGGCGTGCACTCGGATGGCGAGACGGGCATTTTTGTCAGCTTCGAGGAATCCCGGGCCGATGTCCTGGCGTGTCTCGGAGCGCTCGGCTGGCCGGCACAGGCACCCGATGCCGAACTGCACATCATGGACGCCGACTTTCTGCCGAACGTGGTGCAGAGCGGTGCGTTCGATCTGAATGGGCTGCTTGCGGCTCTTTCCGCGCTGATCCGGGAGTCTGGCGCGAAACGCATCGTGTTCGACGCCGTCGACGTCCTTCTCGACCTTCTGGATGATCCCGCCGGTCAACGACGCGAGTTGCACCGGCTGTTCCACTGGGTCAGCACCGAGGGCATTACCGCGATACTGACCGCCAAGGCGGATGGCTTCGACCTCGGCAATCCCATGCCGCGCCAGCCGCTGCTGGTGTATCTCAGCCACTGCGTGGTCATTCTTCGGTACAATCTCCAGGACGGCATCTGTGGCAGGAGCGTACGGCTTCTCAAATATCGCGGCACCAACCATTCCCTCAACGAATACCCCATGATGATCGGCGCGCGCGGTATCGCGGTCTACGGGATCCGGTCGTCGGATATGTCCTATCCGGTCTCCACGCGCCGCGTGTCGTCCGGTGTGGAACGGCTGGATACCATGCTGGGCGGCGGCTATTACGAGGGCTCCAGCATTCTGATCTCCGGCTCGCCGGGTACCGCCAAGACCACCTTCGGCGGCGCGTTCATCGAGGCTGCCTGCGCGCGCGGCGACAACGCCCTGCTGATTTCGTTCGACGAAGCGCCGGAGCAGATCATTCGCAATCTGGCATCCGTGGGGATCGATCTCGCCAGCCATGCCGCCGCAGGTCGCCTGCGCATCCATGGCTACCGAGCCGCCGCCATCGAGACCGAGGCATTTCTCATGAAGGTCCTGGCCGAGCTGGATGAACACAACATCAGGGCGTTGGTGCTTGATCCCGTGTCGGCGCTGGCCAACCGGACCCAGTTCCGTGGCAAGAACGAGGCTGCGGCGCGCCTGCTCGACGAGGCGAAAGCACGAGGCATCACCGTTGTGGTTACGTCGCTCCTCGACAAGGCCACCCACGAGGCCGAAACGACGCAGGCGGCCGTGTCGACCATCGCGGATACCTGGATGGAACTGACGTTCCGGGCCGCGGGCGGAGAACGCAATCGGGCGATCACGATCATCAAGTCTCGCGGCATGAGTCACTCAAATCAGGTGCGTGAAGTCAGCCTGAGCCATGAAGGGGTGACGCTGTCGGATGTCTATTTCTCCGGTGGCGACGTGTTGATGGGCACGGCGAGGATCGAGCGTGAACTTGCGGAACAGGCTTCCGAGAGCGCGCGCCGCGAGGAATTCGAGCGACGTCGGGTCGAACTCGAGCTGACTGAACAGCGTTTGTCCATGCAGCGGATGGAGCTTGAAGCCGAGATTGCAGCGAGAAGAAGCGAGCTGAAGAGCCTTCAGGACTCCGAAGATCGGCGCTTGGGGCGCAAGCAGAAGAGTCTGGATGCGGTGCTGAACAACAGGCGTGCGGATGATGGTGTCCGCGACGGGGATTAG